TTTTTAAAATGAGTGCCAGGGTGGCCAGAAATCCCCCCATGGCAAGACTTCCCGTATCTCCCATCATGATCTCTGAAGGATGACAGTTGAACCATAGAAAACCAACACAGGCCCCTAAGAGGGCAAAACTGGAGACTGTCAGTTCACCGGATCCAGTGAGAAAGGGTATTTGAAGATAATCCGCAAAAACGGCATGACCCGTCAGATACGCTATGGCAGTAAAAGCAATGAGGGCGATAATCATCAAACCCGTTGCCAAACCGTCCAGACCGTCAGTCAGATTCACAGCATTAGAGAAACCCACAAGAAGAAAAACACCGAAAGGAATGTACAGAATCCCCAGATCCAGAACGGGATTTTTAAGGAAGGGAAGATACAGCAAGGTGGTATGATCGTTTTGACAAAAATACAGGATCAGCATGATCACCGTTGAAACAAGAAGCTGACCCCAGACTTTCAAACCTGAGCGCAGACCATCGGAACTCTTCCTTGAGATTTTGAGATAATCATCGAAGAAGCCGAGCAATCCAAATCCAATAAGGGACACCAGGACGACCCAGGTATAGTATTCACTCAAATCCTGCCAGAGTAGAATGGAAATGGTCACAGAGAAGACAATCAGAACCCCACCCATGGTCGGGGTTCCGGCCTTAGTCAGATGAGATTCGGGTCCGTCATTCCTGATCTCCTGCCCCAGCTTCAATTGTGTCAGTATCCGGATAACCCGGGGACCAAACAAGAAAGAAATGAGGAGAGCCGTGACTGCGGCATAGGCCGAGCGGAAGCTGATATATTTAAAGATATTAAAAAAAGAAAAATACTTAACAAGCGGATAAAATATCGCTTCAAACATGTCCCCTCCCGAACATACATAACATCCCCTCTGCACAGCAGAAAGTCTATTTTACAATTCAATGATTCCCGATACGATAAGAACATCCTCAGGAAATCTTCTTTTGCTGATCCTCCAACAAGGGAGCAGTCAGTCTTTCAAGCTCCATCCCCCGGGACCCTTTGAGTAGAACCAGGTCTCCCGGCTCTACAGCAGCAAGCAATGTCTTTTCCAGGCTGTGATAATCGTCGGTATGATACACATCCTTACCTGCAAGCTTGTATTCTCTGGCGGCGGCTTTCATTTCGGTCCCGAAGAAAAAAACCCTATCCACAGGACTGTCGGTTAACGTCCTGCCGATGGTTTTGTGAGAATCCTCACTTTCTTCACCCAATTCAAGCATATCGCCCAACACCAGAAGCCTGCGCCCCTGTGTCGGCATTCCCACCAGCATCCTGACAGCCGCCACGACAGAATCAGGATTGGCATTATAACAATCCTGGACAATATCGATACGGCCTCTCAGAATCTGACTCCGCCCGAAGACAGCATTCAGATTCTCTAGACCTATGCGGACCTGATCCCAGCTGGCGCCCAGAGACCTGGTAACCATAACGGCGGCCAGGGCATTATTCAGATTGTGGATTCCCGGAAGAACTAATTGAATGGTGCAGTCGGTAAACAGCAGTTTTTGTCCTTCCAGGCCCATATCCTGAACTTCTCTGAGCTCCGGCAGTGACCGGACTCCAAAGCGGTATAATTTACCCTGCATATTTTCTGCAAGGACATCGGCAAATTTTTCATTTTCAGAAATAAACGCATTGTTTGATTCTCCGAAAAAAGAGAATATCTTGCGCTTTTCTTCGGCAATTTTTCTTTTACTTCCCAGATATCCAATATGCGCACTTCCAATATTGGTGATCAGTGCAGTATCGGGCCGGGCAATATCCACCAGGACATCCATCTCGCCGATGTGATTGATTCCCATCTCCAAAACGGCAAAATCATATTCCCGATTCATCCTGAGAACCGTCAAGGGAAGACCAATTTCGGAATTCAAATTTCCATGATTCTTATAGGTCCGTCCCATCGTTTCCAGTATGGCGGCGATCATTTCTTTGGTTGTCGTCTTCCCGTTACTGCCAGTCACTCCAATGACCTTCACATCGGAAAAACGCATCCTGTGACTGGCTGCGAGCTCCTGCATCTGCTTCAATGTATCATCCACAGGAAAAAACAGGACCGGGTAGAGAGAGGACCAGCTCTGCAGGGTCTCTGTATGGGCCTCGGCCCAGGCCTGCTCCACCAGGACTGCCGAGCTGCCCGCGATCACAGCGGATTCGATATGGAGATGACCATCCGTCCTTTCACCCCTTAAGGGTACAAAGAGGGAACGGGGTCCGGCTTCTCTTGAATCAATACAGATCGTGGAAGGCTCAGCACAGCGGCTTCTCTCACCAACAAAAAAACCGCCCGAGAGATTCAGAAGTTTTGAAAAACTGAAAGGGGAATTCATTGCCCCTCCTTCTGAAGCAAAATAATATCCTCTGAATCGGCTACCTTCAGCTCTGAACTTTCTCTTGCAAGAACGCCGACCCGTGAGGGTGAGCTGTAAACAGCGACGGCTGCCAGAGCTCTCTTATTCTTTTCAATCAAATCGAGCTGTCTTTTCTGAAGGGTCACCAGATCATCCTGGAGCTGCTGATAGCGAAAGCTCTGCCAGACATTCAGACACAAAAGAACTGGAAAAAGCAAAAGGAAGATGAAAGTCAGAACTTTTTTAAACATCAGACTCCCTCCAGAAATCAGATATTCTTCTGGCAACACGAAGTTTGGAACTTCGGGAGGCAGGATTCACCTTGATCTCTTCCGGGGTGGGAACAAGAGGTTTGCGTGTAATGACATCAACAACCCTGGCTCCACCACAACTGCAGCGAGGCTGCTGGGGAGGACAGATACAATCCCGGTTTAAATCTTTAAAAAAATGTTTCACAATCCGGTCTTCCAGGGAATGGAAAGTAATGACTCCGATCAATCCGCCGGGATTAAGTGCCTTAACCGCATCCTGCAGGACAGAACGAAGACGGCCCAATTCATCATTTACAGCAATCCTGATGGCTTGAAACGATCGGGTTGCCGGATGGATTCGCCCATGCCGATAGGCAGGCGGAACGGAATGACTTATAATTTCCGCCAGCTGAAAGGCCGACTCAAGAGGGGTCAGGCTCCGCTCCCTGACAATGGCTCTGGCAATCCGTCTGGAGTACCGCTCCTCACCAAATTCGTAAATAAGAT
This Oceanispirochaeta sp. DNA region includes the following protein-coding sequences:
- the rsmH gene encoding 16S rRNA (cytosine(1402)-N(4))-methyltransferase RsmH → MEEQKFVHFSIMKEEVCSLLAPDKPGQLLVDCTMGEGGHSLEFLSRFPDLNVVGLDADPEIQKKAKERLASYGDRVSFENTYFDQYFKDYLGLPRPDRILIDLGISMFHYEESGRGFTFRKDEPLDMRLNPENPLSASIIVNEYEENDLANLIYEFGEERYSRRIARAIVRERSLTPLESAFQLAEIISHSVPPAYRHGRIHPATRSFQAIRIAVNDELGRLRSVLQDAVKALNPGGLIGVITFHSLEDRIVKHFFKDLNRDCICPPQQPRCSCGGARVVDVITRKPLVPTPEEIKVNPASRSSKLRVARRISDFWRESDV
- the mraY gene encoding phospho-N-acetylmuramoyl-pentapeptide-transferase, translating into MFEAIFYPLVKYFSFFNIFKYISFRSAYAAVTALLISFLFGPRVIRILTQLKLGQEIRNDGPESHLTKAGTPTMGGVLIVFSVTISILLWQDLSEYYTWVVLVSLIGFGLLGFFDDYLKISRKSSDGLRSGLKVWGQLLVSTVIMLILYFCQNDHTTLLYLPFLKNPVLDLGILYIPFGVFLLVGFSNAVNLTDGLDGLATGLMIIALIAFTAIAYLTGHAVFADYLQIPFLTGSGELTVSSFALLGACVGFLWFNCHPSEIMMGDTGSLAMGGFLATLALILKKEILLVIIGGVFVIETASVMIQVYSFKKTGKRVFKMAPLHHHFELSGWAESKVVARFWILGGMFAILGLSTLKIQ
- the murF gene encoding UDP-N-acetylmuramoyl-tripeptide--D-alanyl-D-alanine ligase, whose product is MNSPFSFSKLLNLSGGFFVGERSRCAEPSTICIDSREAGPRSLFVPLRGERTDGHLHIESAVIAGSSAVLVEQAWAEAHTETLQSWSSLYPVLFFPVDDTLKQMQELAASHRMRFSDVKVIGVTGSNGKTTTKEMIAAILETMGRTYKNHGNLNSEIGLPLTVLRMNREYDFAVLEMGINHIGEMDVLVDIARPDTALITNIGSAHIGYLGSKRKIAEEKRKIFSFFGESNNAFISENEKFADVLAENMQGKLYRFGVRSLPELREVQDMGLEGQKLLFTDCTIQLVLPGIHNLNNALAAVMVTRSLGASWDQVRIGLENLNAVFGRSQILRGRIDIVQDCYNANPDSVVAAVRMLVGMPTQGRRLLVLGDMLELGEESEDSHKTIGRTLTDSPVDRVFFFGTEMKAAAREYKLAGKDVYHTDDYHSLEKTLLAAVEPGDLVLLKGSRGMELERLTAPLLEDQQKKIS